The DNA sequence ATCCGTCGATTTTCTCGATTGAAAAAATCCATGAGCCTTATTCGGGGCGCGCCATCGTCTGTCGGGTCGAACTCAAGCGCGCGGGTGCGGGCGGTATCAGGTCAAGCCGATAGTCATGTGTATTTCGCCATTACGTTTATCCGGAACGTGTCATGACCACACGATCGCGCCCTTTGCGTTTGGCTTCATAGAGTGCTGCGTCGGTGATGGCAATGACGCTGTCGAGATCCAGCGGCGGTACCTCGACAAGGCTCGCCCCCGTACTGAGGCTCACCACATCAGGCGTGGCGAACATATTGCGTGCCATCAGGGAAAAGGCCTGCCGCAGCTCTTCCAGCGATCGCATGAGTTCCTCTGCGCGCACGTCCTGCAACAGGATCACGAATTCATCCCCGCCCAGGCGCGCAGCCAGGGCATGTTCGGGCAAGCTCTCGCGCAGCAGCGTGCTCAAGGCTTCGAGCAGCTTGTCGCCGGCCGCATGGCCGTGCAGATCGTTGACTTGCTTGAAGTTGTCGATGTCGATCAGTAGCAGCGCTGTCGGATGCTGCGCACTGGCTTGCGCCAGTAAGGCCGGGGCACGCGCGTGCAGGGCGCGCCGGTTCAACAGGCCGGTGAGCGGATCGCGCGCGGCCAGTTGACCGATGCGTTCCTCGCGGCGCTGACGTTCGGTGCCGGTCATCGACAGTGCGATCAGCATCACCGCCATCGACCCTTCGATCAGCGAGACCTGGATGATGGTCCCACCAAAGGCCGCCAGGTCGACCCAAGCCCCTAAAGCCAGGGCCGACACGGCCTTGGCTACATAGAACAGGCCATGCACCAGCAAGACATGGCGCAATTGCGCCGCGCCCACGCTCAACGAAGCGCCATGCGGGCGTAGCAGGCTGCTGGCGCGCAGGGTCAGGGCGGCGATCATCAGCGACTGTATCCCCAGCATGACACGTGACCACCAGGGATGGGTGGGCAGCAGCAGCATCAACAGCCACAAGCCGGCCAGCAGCCACCACCCGTGTGACAAGCGCCGCCGCGTAAACCATGCTACGCCCGTGAGGAAACAGGCGTGCGCTGCGATCAGCAAGCCATTGGCAAACCAGATGCCGACCAGCAGGTAGCCGCGCGAGCGCAGCAGGGCCAGGAAGGAACCCAGGGTAATGATGGCAAAGCCGCTGCTCCAGATCAGCAGCGAGCGTTCGCGCACCACGCTCCACTCCACCGCCAGATAACAGGCGGCACTGGCGGCCAATGCGATGGTGAGGATGAGTAGGGTGGAAGGGTCGAGAGCCATGAGGTGTTGCGTCGCCCGTGAGGGCGCAGTACGAATGGCTGACATTGTAGCCTTCGTCGCCCTGCTCGCAGTGTTGTCCTTCGGCAACGCGAGCAATGGCTCTCGCTAGGCAGGAATGCTTACGTTGTTTTAGCGTCCACCGGCGTGGTCGTTGTCGTGGTCGATGCCGAGGTCGATTCGGGCTCTTCCCTGCTCCCCTGTTCGGGAGAGAACAGCGGTAGTTTCTTCTTCACCAGCGGCAGATTGACGCGTTCGGTGCCGTCCGGCAATACGGCTTGTTCGGCTGATAGCCAGTTGCCATTGTCAGTATTCATGAGTTTCTCCTTGGGAATGAAGAGTCCAGCTTGTCGTTTTCTTGCGCCAGACTCGTTGATACAACTCAACCGGGCCATTGTTTTGATGAGAATTCTTCTTGTTACGTAGATAATGCATACCGGCTCGCGTACTATGCTCCCCATCCGGAAGCCACGCCGGGCCAGCCTTCTCGGGCGCTCATTCCTTGACGCAACAGGAACAAGATGTCATACCAGCAGAATTCGCATGTGCCCGTCCAGGACGCGGGCAATGCACCGTCCATGATGAAATTGATTCGGGCCGACCAGCTCATGGCCCTACGCAAGACGGTCTTGCTGTCGATGCCGGTCAACATGCTGCTGGGGCTCATTTCCACCTTCGTCGCCTGGCGTGCGGACAAGTTGCCCATCGCCTTGCTCTGGCTGGCCTGCTCAGGTGTGGTCAATGTCTTGCGCGTGCTGGCTTGCCGCATCCCGGTGGAGCGTCTGGCCGCGCTCTTGCCTTGGTTGGGACAAGGTCAGCAGCCCGATGCCCGGGTTGATCCGGTCACCGAACTGAACCTGCGCCTGCACTGGATGCTGGCCTTGCTCTCGGGCATCGTGTGGGCCGGGGTACCCCTGCTGTGCGAAGGCTATACCACGCCGGAAACCCTGTTCTATCTGACTTGCGTATGCGGCATCACGGCCGGGGCGGTCACGCACGGCTTTGCTTTTGCTCGTATCCCGATCT is a window from the Herbaspirillum rubrisubalbicans genome containing:
- a CDS encoding GGDEF domain-containing protein, whose translation is MALDPSTLLILTIALAASAACYLAVEWSVVRERSLLIWSSGFAIITLGSFLALLRSRGYLLVGIWFANGLLIAAHACFLTGVAWFTRRRLSHGWWLLAGLWLLMLLLPTHPWWSRVMLGIQSLMIAALTLRASSLLRPHGASLSVGAAQLRHVLLVHGLFYVAKAVSALALGAWVDLAAFGGTIIQVSLIEGSMAVMLIALSMTGTERQRREERIGQLAARDPLTGLLNRRALHARAPALLAQASAQHPTALLLIDIDNFKQVNDLHGHAAGDKLLEALSTLLRESLPEHALAARLGGDEFVILLQDVRAEELMRSLEELRQAFSLMARNMFATPDVVSLSTGASLVEVPPLDLDSVIAITDAALYEAKRKGRDRVVMTRSG